The following are encoded in a window of Hypomesus transpacificus isolate Combined female unplaced genomic scaffold, fHypTra1 scaffold_256, whole genome shotgun sequence genomic DNA:
- the ccl25b gene encoding C-C motif chemokine 25b, with amino-acid sequence MKFSSLFFFLLLLTGTYLSLAQGSYGNCCLGYVTKMKKNVKKNVVGYRKQETDGDCNLRAVVFTTTKDKTICANPTLPWVQHLMHKIDNSAN; translated from the exons ATGAAGTTCTCgtctctcttctttttcctgCTCCTCCTAACCGGCACGTATCTCAGTCTGGCGCAAG GGTCTTATGGGAACTGTTGCCTGGGTTACGTGACTAAAATGAAGAAGAACGTGAAGAAGAACGTGGTGGggtacaggaaacaggaaacagacggGGACTGCAACCTCAGAGCCGTAGT GTTCACCACCACCAAAGACAAAACCATCTGTGCCAATCCCACCCTGCCCTGGGTGCAGCATCTGATGCACAAGATCGACAACTCAGCCAACTAG